Proteins found in one Phocoena sinus isolate mPhoSin1 chromosome 19, mPhoSin1.pri, whole genome shotgun sequence genomic segment:
- the ACD gene encoding adrenocortical dysplasia protein homolog isoform X1 — translation MAGLGSLVLRPWIRELVLGSEALSSPRAGQLLKVLQEAEAPGPSRAPDTSEGATLLVSDGTHSIRCLVTREALNASDWEEKEFGFRGAEGRLLLLQNCGVRVQVAEAGAHAEFFLQVDRFSLLPTEQPRERVTGCNQDPDVRKKLYDCLEEHLSESTSPSAGLSLSQLLDEVEEDQEHRGALVSLAESCLMLAGPCTAPPLTRWAASRCRATGEAVYSVHSLWLHISENDQQILSSLGPGQRAQGPELPPPHPALQDLSLTLISSPPSSPSSSGTPALPSHMLSEESGASISLLPALPLAAADPAQKGSSQPLSAICSAHGSLPPSSPHPSHVPNSPPLSCTPSLSPLGHVPSLHQAPVTMAQRRSLEFKELGLPPKTRQHSPRTRTTKEALESSSVWDPAKRHRDGSAFQYEYEPPCPSLCAQVQAARLPPQLVAWALHFLMEPQPEAELTQV, via the exons ATGGCAGGCTTGGGGAGTCTGGTCCTGCGGCCTTGGATTCGAGAGCTGGTTCTAGGGTCAGAGGCACTCTCAAGCCCGCGGGCGGGGCAGCTGCTCAAG GTACTGCAGGAGGCCGAGGCCCCGGGCCCGTCCCGCGCTCCCGACACGTCTGAAGGGGCCACGCTACTTGTGTCCGACGGGACCCACAGTATTCGATGCTTGGTGACGCGGGAGGCTCTGAACGCCTCGGACTG ggaggagaaggagTTCGGCTTTCGAGGGGCAGAAGGCCGGCTGCTGCTACTGCAAAACTGCGGGGTCCGCGTCCAAGTCGCCGAGGCAGGCGCG CACGCGGAGTTCTTCCTCCAGGTGGACCGCTTCAGCCTGCTGCCCACGGAGCAGCCCCGGGAACGGGTGACTGGTTG CAACCAGGACCCGGATGTGCGGAAAAAGCTCTATGACTGCTTGGA GGAGCACCTTTCAGAGTCCACCTCCCCCAGTGCAG GCCTTTCACTGTCCCAACTTCTGGATGAGGTAGAGGAGGACCAGGAGCATCGGGGGGCGCTAGTGAGCCTGGCTGAGAGCTGTCTGATGCTGGCAGGCCCTTGCACAGCACCCCCCCTCACCCGCTGGGCGGCCTCACGCTGCAGAGCCACG GGAGAAGCTGTGTACTCTGTCCACAGCCTATGGCTGCACATCTCTGAGAATGACCAGCAAATCCTGAGCTCTCTGGGCCCAGGTCAGAGGGCACAGG GCCCTGAGCTACCCCCACCACACCCGGCTCTACAGGACCTATCTCTGACTCtcatctcctctcctccttcctcacccaGTTCCTCGG GAACCCCTGCCCTACCCAGCCACATGCTGTCAGAGGAAAGTGGTGCCAGTATCAGCCTTCTACCTGCCTTGCCCTTGGCTGCTGCAGACCCAGCGCAGAAgggcagctcccagcccctgtcaGCCATCTGCTCAGCCCATGGCTCCCTGCCCCCCAGTTCCCCACACCCCAGCCATGTACCCAACTCCCCACCCCTGAGCTGCACCCCAAGTCTGTCACCCCTTGGCCATGTCCCCAGTCTACACCAAGCCCCTGTAACCATGGCCCAGAGACGTAGTCTGGAGTTCAAGGAGCTAGGGTTACCCCCTAAGACTCGGCAGCACTCTCCAAGGACAAgaaccaccaaggaagccctggagtCCAGCTCTGTCTGG GACCCCGCAAAGAGGCATCGTGACGGTTCTGCCTTCCAATATGAGTACGAgccaccctgcccctccctgtgtGCCCAGGTCCAAGCTGCCAG GCTCCCTCCCCAGCTTGTGGCCTGGGCCTTGCACTTTCTGATGGAGCCACAGCCAGAGGCTGAACTAACCCAGGTGTGA
- the ACD gene encoding adrenocortical dysplasia protein homolog isoform X2 — MAGLGSLVLRPWIRELVLGSEALSSPRAGQLLKVLQEAEAPGPSRAPDTSEGATLLVSDGTHSIRCLVTREALNASDWEEKEFGFRGAEGRLLLLQNCGVRVQVAEAGAHAEFFLQVDRFSLLPTEQPRERVTGCNQDPDVRKKLYDCLEEHLSESTSPSAGLSLSQLLDEVEEDQEHRGALVSLAESCLMLAGPCTAPPLTRWAASRCRATGEAVYSVHSLWLHISENDQQILSSLGPGPELPPPHPALQDLSLTLISSPPSSPSSSGTPALPSHMLSEESGASISLLPALPLAAADPAQKGSSQPLSAICSAHGSLPPSSPHPSHVPNSPPLSCTPSLSPLGHVPSLHQAPVTMAQRRSLEFKELGLPPKTRQHSPRTRTTKEALESSSVWDPAKRHRDGSAFQYEYEPPCPSLCAQVQAARLPPQLVAWALHFLMEPQPEAELTQV, encoded by the exons ATGGCAGGCTTGGGGAGTCTGGTCCTGCGGCCTTGGATTCGAGAGCTGGTTCTAGGGTCAGAGGCACTCTCAAGCCCGCGGGCGGGGCAGCTGCTCAAG GTACTGCAGGAGGCCGAGGCCCCGGGCCCGTCCCGCGCTCCCGACACGTCTGAAGGGGCCACGCTACTTGTGTCCGACGGGACCCACAGTATTCGATGCTTGGTGACGCGGGAGGCTCTGAACGCCTCGGACTG ggaggagaaggagTTCGGCTTTCGAGGGGCAGAAGGCCGGCTGCTGCTACTGCAAAACTGCGGGGTCCGCGTCCAAGTCGCCGAGGCAGGCGCG CACGCGGAGTTCTTCCTCCAGGTGGACCGCTTCAGCCTGCTGCCCACGGAGCAGCCCCGGGAACGGGTGACTGGTTG CAACCAGGACCCGGATGTGCGGAAAAAGCTCTATGACTGCTTGGA GGAGCACCTTTCAGAGTCCACCTCCCCCAGTGCAG GCCTTTCACTGTCCCAACTTCTGGATGAGGTAGAGGAGGACCAGGAGCATCGGGGGGCGCTAGTGAGCCTGGCTGAGAGCTGTCTGATGCTGGCAGGCCCTTGCACAGCACCCCCCCTCACCCGCTGGGCGGCCTCACGCTGCAGAGCCACG GGAGAAGCTGTGTACTCTGTCCACAGCCTATGGCTGCACATCTCTGAGAATGACCAGCAAATCCTGAGCTCTCTGGGCCCAG GCCCTGAGCTACCCCCACCACACCCGGCTCTACAGGACCTATCTCTGACTCtcatctcctctcctccttcctcacccaGTTCCTCGG GAACCCCTGCCCTACCCAGCCACATGCTGTCAGAGGAAAGTGGTGCCAGTATCAGCCTTCTACCTGCCTTGCCCTTGGCTGCTGCAGACCCAGCGCAGAAgggcagctcccagcccctgtcaGCCATCTGCTCAGCCCATGGCTCCCTGCCCCCCAGTTCCCCACACCCCAGCCATGTACCCAACTCCCCACCCCTGAGCTGCACCCCAAGTCTGTCACCCCTTGGCCATGTCCCCAGTCTACACCAAGCCCCTGTAACCATGGCCCAGAGACGTAGTCTGGAGTTCAAGGAGCTAGGGTTACCCCCTAAGACTCGGCAGCACTCTCCAAGGACAAgaaccaccaaggaagccctggagtCCAGCTCTGTCTGG GACCCCGCAAAGAGGCATCGTGACGGTTCTGCCTTCCAATATGAGTACGAgccaccctgcccctccctgtgtGCCCAGGTCCAAGCTGCCAG GCTCCCTCCCCAGCTTGTGGCCTGGGCCTTGCACTTTCTGATGGAGCCACAGCCAGAGGCTGAACTAACCCAGGTGTGA